From a single Triplophysa rosa linkage group LG1, Trosa_1v2, whole genome shotgun sequence genomic region:
- the LOC130553098 gene encoding uncharacterized protein LOC130553098 isoform X1, whose protein sequence is MITDNSFDILCLTETWLKPNDYYGLNECTPPSYCYMHEPRPVGRGGGVATIFRDFLTVTQRTEHKFKSFEVLALNIIVPIDSKKPLLSCTLATVYRPPGPYTDFLKEFADFLSDLLVNVDKVLIVGDFNIHVDSANDALAVAFTELLHSFGVTQHINGPTHRFNHTLDLIISHGADLTNIDIIPQSDDVTDHYLITCTLRTAEISRLTRYRQGRTITSTTKDSFAKSLPDLTPLITIPINIESLDDMTSKLGTIFSNTLEAVAPMKSKKINEKNAAPWYNSTTRALKRETRKLERKWKQTQLEVFKIAWKESANCYKKALKAAKAEHLRNLIETNKNNPRFLFSTVAKLTNKQTSPDLGIPPHLGSNDFMNFLQRKSKTYETK, encoded by the coding sequence atgatcacagacaacagttttgatatactttgccttaccgaaacctggcttaaaccaaatgattattacggtctaaatgagtgtacaccaccaagctactgttatatgcatgagccacgtccggttggtcgaggtggcggtgtcgcaacaatctttagagactttcttactgtaactcagagaacggagcataaatttaaatcatttgaagtgcttgcgttgaacataattgttccaattgacagtaaaaaaccattgctttcttgtacgttggctacagtgtatagaccccctggtccctacactgattttctgaaagagtttgcggacttcctatcggacctattggttaacgttgataaagtactaattgtcggagactttaatatccacgtagatagtgctaacgatgcattagcagtggcgtttacagagctattacactcttttggagtaacacaacacatcaatggacccactcatcgatttaatcatacactagacttgattatatctcacggagccgatctaaccaatatagatattatacctcaaagcgacgatgtcactgatcactatcttataacatgtacactgcgcactgcagaaatcagccgtttaactcgttatcgacagggtagaacaattacctcgactactaaagatagtttcgcaaagagcttgccagatctgactcctttaataaccataccaataaatatagaatcgctcgatgacatgaccagcaaattgggcactattttctctaatacattagaagctgtcgcacctatgaagtcaaaaaagattaatgagaaaaacgcagcaccatggtacaatagcaccactcgcgcccttaaaagagaaacacgtaaactggagcgcaaatggaaacaaacccaattagaggtctttaaaattgcgtggaaagagagtgcaaactgttataaaaaggcactaaaagcagcaaaggctgagcacctccgtaacctcatagaaactaacaaaaacaatccaaggtttttatttagtacagttgctaaactaacaaataaacagacttcacctgacctgggtattccgccgcaccttggtagcaatgatttcatgaattttttacagagaaaatcgaaaacatacgagacaaaatag
- the LOC130553098 gene encoding uncharacterized protein LOC130553098 isoform X2 → MANVSDVSVPLCADEETIALQSELEAVEKQIQDLLEKQSRLRERKTALETSRADARKSASPGFENTVSPNELHSCTGTPTAKGASQDWSDDPTAATGLRDPDQEPLCRPLRDGMQRCGHRRLNRPERTRFLH, encoded by the exons atggctaatgtttcagatgtgtctgtacctctgtgtgcagatgaggaaacgatcgcacttcagtcggaactggaggctgtggagaagcagatccaggatctactagagaagcagtcacggctgcgagaacgaaaaacggcgctggaaacatccagagccgacgctcgcaaatccgcg agcccaggcttcgagaacacggtcagcccaaatgaacttcactcctgcaccggcacacccacggcgaaaggcgcgagccaggactggagcgatgacccaaccgccgccaccggtcttcgagatcccgaccaggaaccgctttgccgccctctgcgagacggaatgcaacgctgtggtcatcggagactcaatcgtccggaacgtacgcgcttcctccactaa